In one Candidatus Nanopelagicus limnes genomic region, the following are encoded:
- a CDS encoding trans-3-hydroxy-L-proline dehydratase → MRIEVVSAHAEGEVGDVIIGGVDQIPGETIWEQSRFIAKDQSLRKFILNEPRGGVFRHVNLLVKPTDPAADVAFIIMEPEDTPPMSGSNSICVATVVLETGIVKMIEPVTELVMQAPGGLVYVSAKCKDGKVTQVKVKNVASFAGLLDQKLEVKGVGTLTVDTAFGGDSFVIVDSTQLGFQIKPDEAADLAKIGMKITASANEQLKFIHPTNPDWRHFSFTQIAKPIFYENGIAISKNAVAIQPGKIDRSPTGTGCSARLALLHHKGELKVGDEMIGRSIIDSQFFCRIEDEVLIGDKKGITPSVAGQAWITGNHVHTLDPTDPWPLGYKLSDTWPNKL, encoded by the coding sequence ATGAGGATTGAGGTTGTTAGCGCCCATGCCGAAGGTGAGGTTGGGGATGTAATCATTGGCGGGGTTGATCAGATACCGGGAGAGACAATCTGGGAGCAATCTCGATTTATTGCTAAAGATCAATCATTACGTAAATTTATTTTAAATGAACCACGTGGTGGAGTTTTTAGGCATGTAAACCTTTTAGTTAAACCAACTGATCCTGCAGCTGATGTGGCATTCATAATCATGGAGCCAGAGGACACTCCCCCAATGTCTGGCTCGAACTCAATTTGTGTAGCAACAGTGGTACTTGAAACTGGAATTGTGAAGATGATTGAGCCGGTAACAGAGTTAGTAATGCAAGCACCGGGCGGCCTGGTTTATGTGAGCGCCAAGTGTAAAGATGGAAAAGTTACTCAAGTAAAGGTAAAAAATGTTGCATCCTTTGCTGGCCTACTTGATCAAAAACTAGAGGTAAAAGGTGTTGGCACATTAACGGTTGACACCGCCTTTGGTGGGGATAGCTTTGTAATTGTTGATTCAACTCAGCTAGGTTTTCAAATTAAGCCAGATGAGGCAGCAGATTTAGCAAAGATAGGTATGAAGATTACAGCGAGCGCTAATGAGCAATTAAAGTTCATCCATCCAACAAATCCTGATTGGAGGCACTTCTCCTTTACCCAGATTGCAAAGCCAATCTTTTATGAAAATGGCATTGCAATAAGTAAAAATGCGGTGGCAATTCAACCTGGAAAGATTGATCGCTCCCCTACTGGAACTGGATGTTCTGCCCGCTTGGCACTCCTTCATCACAAGGGAGAGTTAAAGGTGGGAGATGAAATGATTGGCAGATCCATTATTGATTCCCAATTCTTCTGCCGGATTGAGGATGAGGTTTTAATTGGGGATAAGAAAGGCATTACGCCTTCGGTTGCAGGACAAGCTTGGATTACCGGAAATCATGTCCACACCCTTGATCCAACAGATCCATGGCCACTTGGTTATAAATTAAGTGATACCTGGCCTAATAAGTTATAA
- the dcm gene encoding DNA (cytosine-5-)-methyltransferase, with product MSVTFIDLFAGIGGFHAAGASFDWKCVFANEIDPAAASVYELNWEKPALGNIHDFTRNNRKKSIPKHDVLFAGFPCQPFSKSGKQLGMEEDRGSLFHDIAYILEKHKPSMVVLENVRNIAGPRHAHEWNYIIAKLRTLGYRVSSKPFVVSPHKIPPSYGGTPQARERVFIVGTRLPSKNHRLKNDDTPLKFPTDFDRWDSDEWDLFKDLPLQENTPAIKMKYRITNDEIELLNAWDNLVREMLAHREGLRLPGFPLWSDLWGKKPIYEKDRKAPDWKKDFEAKNEQFYDEHKKVINSWFSNFPVVRQVNPSKRKLEWQAQNMKSLWEGLIHFRPSGIRVKRPNYVPALVAITQTTIIGPYKRRITPIEAARLQGLSDNFSFGNQSDVLSYKQLGNGVAVSAVYQVIKAAVERDSEILSKTNAELLKSVRKAPKSNSKITKEPLKIKEIS from the coding sequence ATGAGCGTAACCTTCATAGACTTATTTGCTGGTATTGGCGGATTTCATGCAGCAGGCGCGTCTTTTGACTGGAAATGTGTTTTTGCAAACGAAATAGATCCTGCGGCAGCTTCGGTGTACGAACTGAACTGGGAGAAACCAGCTCTCGGAAATATTCATGACTTCACTCGAAATAATCGAAAAAAATCAATTCCTAAGCACGATGTACTATTCGCAGGATTTCCATGCCAACCTTTTTCAAAGAGCGGGAAGCAACTGGGCATGGAAGAAGACAGGGGCTCACTTTTTCACGATATCGCTTATATTTTGGAAAAACATAAGCCATCTATGGTTGTTCTTGAGAATGTTCGCAACATAGCAGGGCCTCGACATGCGCACGAATGGAATTACATAATAGCAAAATTGAGAACATTAGGTTACAGAGTTTCATCAAAACCTTTTGTAGTTTCACCGCACAAAATTCCGCCAAGTTATGGAGGAACCCCACAAGCAAGAGAAAGAGTTTTCATAGTTGGAACTAGACTTCCATCAAAAAATCATCGACTAAAAAATGATGATACTCCACTTAAGTTTCCTACAGATTTTGATAGATGGGATTCAGATGAGTGGGATTTATTTAAAGATTTACCATTACAAGAAAATACGCCTGCAATAAAAATGAAATATCGAATAACAAATGATGAAATAGAATTATTAAATGCTTGGGATAATCTTGTTCGGGAAATGCTCGCACACAGAGAAGGACTGCGCTTGCCTGGGTTTCCCCTCTGGTCTGACTTATGGGGAAAGAAGCCGATATACGAAAAAGATAGAAAAGCACCTGATTGGAAAAAAGATTTTGAGGCAAAAAATGAACAGTTCTATGACGAACATAAGAAAGTTATAAACAGCTGGTTTTCTAATTTTCCGGTGGTAAGGCAAGTTAATCCTTCTAAACGGAAGCTTGAATGGCAGGCACAGAATATGAAGTCACTATGGGAAGGCTTAATTCATTTCAGGCCATCTGGAATTAGAGTTAAGCGACCAAATTATGTTCCAGCTCTCGTTGCAATCACGCAAACAACTATTATTGGTCCTTATAAACGTAGAATTACTCCAATAGAAGCTGCGAGACTGCAAGGGCTTAGTGACAACTTTTCATTTGGAAATCAAAGTGATGTATTAAGTTATAAACAATTGGGCAATGGAGTAGCAGTTAGCGCCGTATATCAAGTTATCAAAGCTGCTGTCGAGCGAGATTCTGAGATACTCTCTAAAACAAATGCTGAGTTACTTAAATCTGTGCGAAAGGCTCCGAAAAGCAATTCAAAAATAACAAAAGAACCATTAAAAATTAAAGAAATTTCTTAA
- a CDS encoding Type 1 glutamine amidotransferase-like domain-containing protein encodes MNEYGSLALVGSGEYLSQMMEFEGSLIKDGLANGKKPIYLQIPTAAAQESDHRINYWQQLGAEAAQNLGVTQSFLPIFTREDANNPELLKTISDAALIYLSGGDPHYLANTLRDTLAWDLILKNWQSGGSLSGCSAGAMVLSDQIPHFRLSRSEPTKGFGLLKDVRVIPHFDKFFKWIPDSAAKVLLDLQGDEVLIGIDEDTAVVKRIGQDWQVWGRGKLHIIKGEAPGQHQAGEFVKLGSQIL; translated from the coding sequence ATGAATGAATACGGCTCACTTGCCCTAGTTGGCTCTGGTGAGTATCTGTCCCAGATGATGGAGTTTGAAGGATCCTTAATTAAGGATGGATTAGCAAATGGTAAGAAACCAATTTACTTACAAATTCCAACAGCAGCAGCCCAAGAAAGTGATCATCGAATTAATTACTGGCAGCAGTTGGGCGCTGAAGCGGCGCAAAATCTAGGAGTTACTCAAAGTTTTCTGCCAATCTTCACACGGGAGGATGCGAATAACCCAGAGTTACTTAAAACGATTTCAGATGCAGCATTAATTTACTTATCAGGTGGGGATCCGCATTACTTAGCAAATACTTTGCGTGACACACTTGCATGGGATTTAATATTAAAAAATTGGCAATCAGGGGGCTCACTATCTGGCTGCAGCGCAGGTGCGATGGTTTTAAGTGATCAGATTCCTCACTTTAGATTAAGTAGGAGTGAGCCAACAAAAGGTTTTGGCTTGTTAAAGGATGTAAGAGTAATTCCTCATTTTGATAAGTTTTTTAAATGGATTCCAGATTCAGCAGCCAAGGTATTACTTGATTTACAAGGGGATGAAGTTTTAATTGGCATTGATGAGGACACAGCAGTTGTTAAACGAATAGGCCAAGATTGGCAGGTTTGGGGTAGAGGCAAATTACACATAATAAAAGGAGAAGCACCTGGTCAACATCAGGCAGGTGAGTTTGTGAAGTTAGGTAGCCAGATCCTCTGA
- a CDS encoding short chain dehydrogenase, with protein MKFLVVGSTGLIGSYVAKTLSKHGTVIGVSRTTQIPVDVKDPASIKAMYEKVGKVDAVASCIGKVAFKPVAELTYEDYLTGFKDKALGQVELVRAGINFLNDNGSFTLMTGVLARDPIPSGSVAALANGAIESFTLAAAIDLPRGLRINTVSPNVLVEATSYHASFPGYHQVGAQSVADAYVKSILGKQTGQIYKLD; from the coding sequence ATGAAATTTTTAGTAGTTGGCTCAACTGGCCTTATCGGCTCCTATGTGGCAAAAACATTAAGCAAACATGGCACAGTAATTGGCGTCTCTAGAACTACCCAGATCCCAGTAGATGTTAAAGATCCTGCCTCAATTAAGGCGATGTATGAAAAGGTGGGCAAGGTTGATGCTGTTGCTTCCTGTATTGGCAAGGTGGCGTTTAAACCAGTAGCAGAGCTAACCTATGAAGATTACTTAACGGGATTTAAAGATAAAGCATTAGGCCAAGTTGAATTGGTAAGAGCAGGTATTAACTTCTTAAATGATAATGGCTCATTCACACTTATGACCGGGGTATTAGCAAGGGATCCAATTCCATCTGGCTCAGTTGCAGCCTTAGCAAATGGCGCAATTGAATCCTTCACATTAGCTGCTGCCATTGATCTGCCAAGAGGATTGCGAATTAATACAGTTAGCCCAAATGTATTAGTTGAAGCCACTAGTTACCACGCATCATTTCCTGGCTACCACCAGGTGGGCGCCCAATCTGTGGCCGATGCCTACGTGAAATCTATTTTAGGAAAGCAGACTGGTCAGATCTATAAATTAGATTGA
- the heR gene encoding heliorhodopsin HeR codes for MSKQITASSLRKVNIYAAILHAVQMIIVLALSSDFSLPINATYMSGPPGSTYAPPVTLFETPVGLTVAIFLGLSSLAHIIVASPKFFPRYSAGLAAQRNYFRWVEYSISSSVMIVLIAQVTGVADITAIISIFGVNASMILFGWLQEKYENPGSGGWLPYIFGCITGIIPWLALCFYVFGIGGASETKAPAFVYVIVLTIFLFFNSFALVQFLQYKKVGKWSDYLRGEATYITLSLVAKSALAWQIFANTLIPPA; via the coding sequence ATGAGTAAACAAATAACAGCTTCATCATTACGGAAAGTAAATATCTACGCAGCCATCTTGCACGCAGTGCAGATGATTATTGTCTTGGCCTTAAGTAGTGATTTCTCGCTACCAATTAATGCAACCTATATGTCAGGCCCACCAGGAAGTACTTATGCCCCTCCTGTTACCTTATTTGAAACCCCAGTTGGCTTAACTGTGGCAATCTTCTTAGGGCTTTCATCTTTAGCTCACATCATTGTTGCCTCCCCTAAGTTTTTCCCAAGGTATTCAGCAGGATTAGCAGCCCAACGTAATTACTTCAGATGGGTTGAGTATTCAATTAGCTCATCAGTAATGATTGTCTTAATTGCTCAGGTAACTGGAGTTGCAGATATCACCGCGATTATTTCCATCTTTGGTGTGAATGCTTCAATGATTTTATTTGGCTGGTTGCAGGAGAAGTATGAGAACCCAGGAAGTGGTGGCTGGCTGCCATACATCTTTGGTTGCATAACTGGAATCATTCCTTGGCTAGCACTTTGCTTTTATGTATTTGGCATAGGAGGCGCTTCTGAGACAAAGGCGCCAGCATTTGTCTATGTCATCGTGCTAACCATCTTTTTGTTCTTTAACTCATTCGCACTTGTGCAATTTTTGCAATACAAAAAGGTTGGTAAGTGGAGTGATTACCTACGTGGTGAGGCGACCTATATAACCTTATCCCTGGTTGCTAAGTCCGCTCTTGCTTGGCAGATCTTTGCCAACACATTGATACCACCTGCTTAA
- a CDS encoding DUF4864 domain-containing protein, which produces MKIYLPLICALLLSGCATSSPLSQLSEGDCTKSQQLLIKDHVSGQIDAIADQNWQKAYSFAAKSFQESIGLERFTQIISEQYVLLITNKGYTFDSCEIVGEQLVQKITVSGAKDDFRMTYRLTFEEERLGVVAAAVTQVSEDLAT; this is translated from the coding sequence ATGAAGATATATCTACCTCTTATCTGCGCATTACTTCTTTCAGGCTGTGCTACTTCTTCACCCCTTTCGCAATTAAGTGAAGGTGATTGCACAAAATCACAGCAATTATTAATTAAAGATCATGTTTCTGGCCAAATTGATGCCATCGCTGATCAAAATTGGCAAAAGGCCTACTCCTTTGCAGCCAAATCATTTCAGGAATCAATTGGACTAGAACGGTTTACTCAAATCATTTCAGAGCAGTATGTTTTATTAATTACCAATAAGGGTTACACCTTTGATAGTTGTGAAATAGTAGGAGAACAACTTGTGCAAAAGATTACGGTAAGTGGAGCTAAGGATGATTTTCGAATGACTTATCGCTTAACTTTTGAAGAAGAACGTTTAGGAGTAGTAGCAGCAGCTGTTACCCAAGTTTCAGAGGATCTGGCTACCTAA
- a CDS encoding alkaline phosphatase PhoX encodes MIISTLSLFSTILPANAAAGITYMEPVASGVSLDPFATAGDSVGGYLIGGIPDGMGVIPVNGKLRVLTNHEWSNSNPIAAARASTAGMTTASYVSEMHYDLKKKTVVAGKDFMEWIEWYDYQDNKFGVVPTAPAGAALVDQYGSQAHSYLINRFCSSTLADAGEFYNKKTGAGYKGAVYLTGEEGGDESRGFAGNQDGQFVQVPGFGLAAWETFVNAPTTSNATVVMGNEDGAATDSQLFMYAGTKTKTGEWYEKAGLTNGKLYVMASDVLNDNAFRAKYAKGVPAPASFKEIDYKQNGKLQNDKARELGMTLARVEDGHFDPNKPNDYYFVTTESNKDPKATAPNPATPTVTRDGGALWRLRFVDVNNPNKGASLTMLLDGSEEPYLSKPDNIVVDDAGNVLIQEDPGNNAHIARVVSYRISDGKLATIAKFKDTYFNSANTTTFITQDEESSGIVDVTSYLRTGKSDKAKYYMMVAQIHATPAKSRPDLNPAPADIANAIEGGQWYVMKINDWSSIY; translated from the coding sequence TTGATAATCTCAACGCTTTCACTATTTTCAACAATTTTGCCAGCAAATGCAGCTGCTGGCATTACCTATATGGAGCCAGTAGCAAGTGGAGTAAGCCTTGATCCATTTGCTACCGCAGGTGATTCAGTCGGTGGCTATCTAATTGGTGGCATCCCAGATGGCATGGGTGTTATTCCAGTTAATGGCAAGCTTCGTGTATTAACAAATCATGAGTGGAGCAATTCAAATCCAATTGCAGCAGCTCGTGCTTCAACAGCTGGCATGACAACTGCCTCATATGTGAGTGAAATGCATTATGACTTAAAGAAGAAAACAGTTGTTGCTGGTAAAGATTTTATGGAGTGGATTGAATGGTATGACTACCAGGATAATAAATTTGGTGTTGTGCCAACTGCGCCAGCTGGTGCAGCCTTGGTTGACCAGTACGGTTCACAAGCTCACTCATATCTAATTAACCGCTTCTGTTCTTCAACTTTGGCAGATGCTGGTGAGTTTTATAACAAGAAGACAGGCGCTGGATACAAAGGTGCTGTTTATCTAACTGGTGAAGAAGGCGGAGATGAATCTCGCGGCTTTGCTGGAAATCAAGATGGTCAGTTTGTTCAGGTTCCTGGCTTTGGTTTAGCTGCTTGGGAAACTTTTGTTAACGCACCAACTACCTCAAATGCCACAGTAGTAATGGGTAATGAGGATGGCGCAGCAACTGATAGCCAACTATTTATGTATGCCGGCACCAAGACAAAAACTGGTGAGTGGTATGAAAAAGCAGGCCTTACAAACGGCAAGCTTTATGTGATGGCAAGTGATGTGTTAAATGACAACGCTTTCCGCGCTAAGTATGCCAAGGGCGTTCCAGCTCCTGCATCATTTAAGGAGATTGACTATAAGCAAAATGGTAAGTTACAAAATGATAAAGCTCGTGAATTGGGAATGACCCTAGCTCGAGTTGAAGATGGTCATTTTGATCCTAACAAGCCTAATGATTACTACTTCGTAACGACTGAATCAAATAAGGATCCAAAGGCAACTGCTCCAAATCCTGCAACTCCAACTGTTACCCGTGACGGTGGCGCACTTTGGAGATTACGGTTTGTTGATGTTAACAATCCAAACAAGGGTGCAAGTTTGACTATGTTGTTAGATGGATCTGAGGAACCATACCTATCAAAGCCAGATAACATCGTGGTCGATGATGCTGGAAATGTCTTGATTCAAGAAGATCCAGGTAATAACGCACACATTGCACGAGTTGTTTCCTATCGAATTTCAGATGGAAAATTAGCAACTATTGCAAAATTTAAAGATACCTACTTTAACTCAGCAAACACAACAACCTTTATCACTCAAGATGAAGAGTCAAGTGGAATTGTTGATGTTACTTCATACCTTCGAACTGGTAAGAGTGATAAGGCTAAGTACTACATGATGGTTGCACAGATTCACGCAACTCCTGCTAAATCACGTCCAGATCTAAATCCAGCACCAGCTGATATTGCAAATGCAATAGAGGGTGGTCAGTGGTATGTAATGAAGATCAATGATTGGAGCAGTATCTACTAA
- a CDS encoding HNH endonuclease — MKEITELLGHSEIETTVGSSIPSVFFSDIAAAMGLPITSGMPSMAKRIIENAGLVWMPEFSSENAPSGGGGTVTTLGLIQIKNAVLIWLGHDSQGIPDQYLDWEPDPKWKEKRSKLPRNLTEVIERPDANEFRKYVLGIYNNTCAVSKFTATQAIEVAHIVPYYGTESDHIENVIPLRTDLHKLFDKGLLNIIYSDRDKKYKVKVHDTIKNDYGNLHETELSLPSDENFTPSRFALNEHQELFKHLWQVI, encoded by the coding sequence ATGAAGGAAATTACCGAGTTGCTTGGTCATTCAGAGATTGAAACCACTGTTGGCTCATCAATACCCAGCGTGTTTTTTTCAGATATTGCTGCTGCAATGGGACTTCCAATTACTAGCGGAATGCCATCGATGGCCAAGCGAATAATTGAAAATGCAGGATTAGTTTGGATGCCAGAATTTTCAAGTGAAAATGCGCCCTCTGGCGGAGGTGGCACAGTAACAACTCTTGGCTTGATCCAGATAAAGAACGCAGTTTTAATCTGGCTGGGTCATGATTCACAAGGCATTCCAGATCAGTATTTAGACTGGGAACCGGATCCGAAGTGGAAAGAAAAACGTAGCAAATTACCTCGGAATTTAACGGAAGTAATTGAAAGGCCAGATGCAAATGAATTTCGAAAATATGTACTTGGTATTTACAACAATACGTGTGCCGTTAGTAAATTTACCGCGACGCAAGCCATCGAAGTAGCTCATATTGTTCCCTATTATGGAACTGAAAGTGATCATATAGAAAATGTGATTCCACTAAGAACTGATCTTCACAAACTTTTTGATAAGGGATTGTTAAATATAATTTATAGCGACAGAGACAAAAAATATAAAGTGAAAGTACACGACACTATCAAAAATGATTATGGAAATTTGCATGAGACAGAATTGAGTCTACCGAGCGATGAAAACTTCACTCCAAGTAGATTTGCTCTAAACGAGCATCAAGAATTATTCAAGCATTTATGGCAAGTCATTTAA
- a CDS encoding cysteine desulfurase-like protein produces the protein MSYQVERIRKDFPSLDTGLAYFDGPGGSQVPKVVGDAIAKAITQPSSNRGTTTESEQNAEDCVVGYRSAVADLLNCDPKGVVYGRSWTQLTYDFSRTLAKSWGAGDEIIVSQLDHDSNIRPWVQAAEAKGATVKWAKVNTQTSELDTSSVTDLLTPKTKFVAVTGASNTLGTKPDLAAIGKAVKANGSLFLVDGVHLTPHAVIDFKNMPADFYGFSSYKILGPHCASFVADPALLETLSNDKLLPSTMVVPERFEFGTLPYELMAGVSASIDYLTTLDDQVSGSRRERLVKSLNSLEEYEQSLFDYMVKALNNLPGITIYSKAKHHTPTAYFNFKGVDAADLYKFMATKKVNLPAHNFYALEVSRALGLGDTGAVRAGLAPYSTKDDVDRLISGLEEYLSKK, from the coding sequence ATGAGTTATCAAGTAGAGCGAATTAGAAAAGATTTCCCCTCCCTTGATACCGGCCTTGCCTACTTTGATGGTCCTGGTGGATCTCAAGTTCCAAAAGTTGTAGGGGACGCGATAGCAAAGGCAATCACCCAACCATCATCTAACAGAGGAACTACAACTGAGTCTGAGCAAAACGCTGAAGATTGTGTTGTTGGATATCGAAGCGCTGTTGCAGACCTTCTAAATTGTGATCCAAAGGGTGTTGTTTATGGCAGAAGTTGGACTCAATTAACTTATGACTTCTCAAGAACCTTAGCTAAAAGCTGGGGGGCGGGAGATGAAATAATTGTTTCTCAATTAGATCATGATTCAAATATCAGGCCCTGGGTTCAGGCAGCAGAAGCAAAAGGTGCAACGGTTAAGTGGGCAAAAGTAAATACCCAAACCTCTGAGCTTGATACATCAAGTGTTACTGATCTACTAACTCCTAAAACAAAGTTTGTTGCGGTAACTGGTGCTTCAAATACCTTGGGAACAAAGCCTGATCTTGCAGCCATTGGCAAAGCGGTTAAGGCAAATGGGTCACTCTTTTTAGTAGATGGTGTGCACCTAACACCACACGCAGTAATTGATTTTAAAAATATGCCAGCTGACTTTTATGGCTTCTCCTCTTATAAAATCCTTGGACCACATTGCGCCTCCTTCGTTGCAGACCCCGCACTCCTTGAAACATTAAGTAATGACAAATTACTGCCTTCAACCATGGTTGTTCCTGAACGCTTTGAGTTTGGCACCCTGCCTTATGAGTTAATGGCAGGAGTTAGCGCCTCCATTGATTACCTAACTACATTAGATGATCAAGTGAGTGGCTCAAGACGTGAGCGATTGGTTAAATCTCTTAATTCACTAGAAGAGTATGAGCAATCACTCTTTGATTACATGGTTAAAGCTTTAAATAATCTGCCAGGAATTACCATCTACTCAAAGGCAAAGCATCACACACCAACTGCCTATTTTAATTTCAAGGGGGTGGATGCTGCAGATCTTTACAAGTTCATGGCTACAAAGAAGGTAAATCTGCCCGCTCATAACTTCTACGCACTTGAAGTTTCTAGAGCCTTAGGTTTAGGAGATACCGGCGCAGTTAGAGCAGGTCTTGCTCCTTACTCAACTAAGGATGATGTTGATCGCTTAATTTCTGGCTTAGAAGAGTACTTATCAAAAAAGTAA
- a CDS encoding phosphate-starvation-inducible PsiE family protein: MKKTTSKPVAISEASKVETSVLPLKYVDFIEDIFHAVLAIALLGIGIGAFFFSIKRLFETAPFFPNGMIQGVNDILFIVIILEILRTVISRFTDGVYQLDKFLIIGVIAAVRHILTVGASLTLESGKSDQAFNRAIYEMGLNAGIVVALVFAFFLSKSALRGQK; encoded by the coding sequence ATGAAGAAAACAACAAGTAAGCCAGTTGCCATATCTGAGGCAAGTAAGGTCGAGACCTCAGTTCTGCCACTTAAGTATGTTGATTTTATTGAGGATATCTTTCACGCTGTTCTTGCCATCGCACTTCTTGGTATCGGTATTGGCGCATTCTTTTTTAGCATTAAAAGATTATTTGAAACTGCGCCCTTTTTCCCAAATGGCATGATTCAAGGTGTTAATGACATTTTATTTATTGTTATTATTTTAGAAATACTTCGCACAGTAATCTCACGCTTTACTGATGGTGTTTATCAATTAGATAAGTTTTTAATCATTGGCGTAATTGCTGCGGTTCGACATATTCTAACCGTCGGTGCATCCCTAACCTTAGAATCAGGAAAGAGTGATCAGGCATTTAATCGTGCTATTTATGAGATGGGGCTAAATGCCGGCATCGTTGTTGCTTTAGTCTTTGCCTTTTTCTTATCTAAATCAGCCCTTAGAGGCCAAAAGTAA
- a CDS encoding DUF4287 domain-containing protein — MAITNTDRTSYFPLIEKRYGEKMSYWYAVMKKLEGKKYPEQIAHLKENYGFSQAHANALVMYSRGSKSAARFSSVSDYYKSLDPKQAKLVKAIFAAIKKKHPKLTLVIAWNQPMLKSGEKYVFGVSTSKNHISIAPWSEKVLKKFAPEFKEYRVTKKTIALPNDWKVDQKLLCDMVAAGVKEKSI; from the coding sequence ATGGCAATAACAAATACTGATCGCACTTCTTACTTTCCGTTAATTGAAAAACGCTATGGCGAGAAGATGAGTTACTGGTATGCGGTAATGAAAAAGCTTGAGGGCAAGAAATACCCAGAGCAGATCGCCCACTTGAAAGAGAATTACGGCTTCTCCCAAGCCCATGCCAACGCACTTGTTATGTATTCAAGAGGATCAAAATCAGCAGCCAGGTTTTCTTCCGTTTCTGATTACTACAAGTCATTAGATCCAAAGCAGGCAAAGTTAGTAAAGGCAATCTTTGCTGCGATAAAGAAAAAACACCCTAAGTTAACTTTGGTAATCGCTTGGAATCAACCAATGCTAAAAAGTGGTGAGAAGTATGTATTTGGCGTATCCACATCAAAAAATCATATTTCAATTGCGCCTTGGAGTGAGAAGGTATTAAAGAAATTTGCCCCTGAATTTAAGGAGTATCGAGTTACTAAAAAGACAATTGCACTTCCTAATGATTGGAAGGTAGATCAGAAATTACTTTGCGATATGGTCGCTGCTGGAGTTAAAGAAAAATCAATCTAA
- a CDS encoding DUF2256 domain-containing protein, with protein sequence MRAKIKNGFKPKVCVTCNLEFEWRKKWAKNWENVKYCSKKCGGK encoded by the coding sequence ATGCGGGCTAAGATAAAAAATGGTTTTAAACCAAAGGTTTGTGTTACCTGCAACTTAGAGTTTGAGTGGCGCAAAAAGTGGGCAAAAAATTGGGAGAATGTTAAGTACTGCTCCAAAAAATGTGGTGGTAAGTGA